A single Dehalococcoidales bacterium DNA region contains:
- a CDS encoding DUF503 domain-containing protein has protein sequence MAAIQVMHVGVCSIQFRLPENLSLKGKRQIVKSITSRVSAKFNVSVAEIDDHDLWQMATIGVSCVSNDKRHANEVLSRVVQFITDNRFEIEVLGYEIEILAVF, from the coding sequence TTGGCGGCGATACAGGTCATGCATGTCGGCGTATGTAGCATCCAGTTTCGCTTACCGGAAAATCTGTCTCTCAAGGGGAAGAGGCAGATTGTAAAGTCGATTACCAGCCGGGTGAGTGCCAAGTTCAATGTTTCTGTAGCTGAGATTGATGACCACGATTTATGGCAGATGGCTACTATCGGAGTCTCCTGTGTCAGTAATGATAAGCGCCACGCCAATGAAGTCCTCTCGAGGGTGGTGCAGTTTATTACGGATAACCGGTTTGAAATAGAAGTGCTGGGCTATGAAATTGAAATCCTGGCGGTATTTTGA
- the rpsO gene encoding 30S ribosomal protein S15, whose protein sequence is MDKEEKTKVIEKFAQHEKDTGSTEVQVALLTQRINQLTGHMAANRHDFHTRHGLIKLVGKRRRLLTYLSKEDVSRYHKLIRELGLRK, encoded by the coding sequence TTGGACAAAGAAGAGAAGACAAAGGTTATTGAAAAGTTTGCCCAGCACGAGAAGGATACCGGCTCCACCGAAGTGCAGGTAGCCCTGCTGACGCAAAGGATAAATCAGCTAACCGGCCATATGGCCGCTAACCGGCATGATTTCCACACGCGCCACGGATTGATTAAACTCGTCGGCAAAAGGAGAAGGCTCCTGACATACCTCAGTAAAGAGGACGTCAGCCGGTACCACAAACTAATCAGAGAGCTAGGATTACGTAAATAA